A single region of the Chthoniobacterales bacterium genome encodes:
- a CDS encoding SufE family protein gives MTLLQKQSELIERYSLIEDRHERLNAIISFKLADRQLAAEERRDEWLVRGCSSQVWLRVQVAENRMEVRYAADSVMIRGLVALLVELYHGADIADARDFHPTLLEALGLDKILSPTRLHGLERVIQTFRAHVD, from the coding sequence ATGACCCTGCTGCAAAAGCAAAGCGAACTAATCGAGCGCTACTCGCTCATTGAGGACCGGCACGAACGGCTAAATGCCATCATTAGCTTCAAACTCGCCGACCGACAGCTCGCTGCCGAGGAACGCCGCGACGAATGGCTGGTCCGGGGTTGCTCCTCGCAAGTCTGGCTGCGGGTGCAAGTCGCCGAGAATCGAATGGAAGTCCGATATGCCGCCGATTCCGTCATGATCCGCGGACTGGTGGCCTTGTTAGTCGAGCTTTATCACGGAGCAGACATTGCCGACGCGCGGGATTTTCATCCGACTTTATTAGAAGCGCTCGGGCTCGATAAAATCCTCAGCCCCACACGATTGCACGGGCTGGAGCGAGTTATTCAAACCTTTCGAGCCCATGTGGATTGA
- a CDS encoding isochorismatase family cysteine hydrolase, whose translation MDPTLPVTVEAEPYAYEFIPAKCALLIIDMQRDFLEPGGFGEMLGNDLSQLRGTIEPNRRLLAAWRAAGLQVMHTREGHRPDLSDLPPAKKVRGHGTTTIGDIGPMGRILIRGEAGHDIIPELYPLPGEPVIDKPGKGAFFATDLQAILQNRGITSLIVTGVTTEVCVNTTVREANDRGYECLVPSDCVGSYFPEFQEMGLKMIKAQGGIFGWVSDSTKILSALA comes from the coding sequence ATGGACCCAACCCTGCCCGTCACCGTCGAAGCCGAGCCGTATGCGTATGAATTCATCCCGGCCAAATGCGCCCTGCTGATCATCGACATGCAGCGCGACTTCCTCGAGCCGGGCGGTTTTGGGGAAATGTTAGGAAACGACCTTTCCCAGTTGCGCGGAACCATTGAACCTAATCGCCGGTTGCTCGCCGCGTGGCGGGCAGCCGGCTTGCAGGTGATGCACACCCGCGAGGGACATCGGCCTGATTTATCGGATCTGCCACCAGCTAAAAAAGTTCGCGGCCACGGCACCACCACCATCGGCGACATCGGTCCGATGGGGCGCATTCTCATTCGCGGCGAGGCCGGGCACGACATCATTCCCGAGTTGTATCCGCTGCCCGGCGAACCGGTAATCGACAAGCCGGGCAAGGGCGCTTTTTTTGCAACTGACTTGCAGGCGATTCTGCAAAATCGGGGCATCACCTCACTCATTGTCACCGGCGTCACCACCGAGGTCTGCGTCAATACCACCGTCCGTGAGGCCAACGATCGCGGCTACGAATGTCTCGTGCCGTCCGACTGCGTCGGCTCCTATTTTCCCGAGTTCCAAGAGATGGGTTTGAAGATGATCAAAGCCCAGGGCGGCATCTTCGGATGGGTCTCGGATTCCACAAAAATTCTCAGCGCACTTGCATAG
- a CDS encoding glycosyltransferase family 39 protein produces MTTEKLSLTWMLILVLLVGIGIYLRIHSFEKQEGVGFDENIYRQYVEQIGHRGWTHYPDMVNAYIIDQKQAPIAFLPPTRVAFLLSAAVWHGLTGASSVESVRAISTAASILLLLGSAVFAWRLGGKRLALVITTLMTFAPLQLYMAHRALIDGFFATITFFVIWALWEALQNAKSKAWLAAYAGFLAILVLTKENAAFVYLAILAILAANHWLKLGTVTKPLLIATFLGPLLGACLLTLAAGGTDTLFTAYLLNVRMSYVLPYAIATGDGPWFRYLSDLVLTTPAVVLLAIGGMFRAKEKTAWYFTGFILISYLIMGNLRYGMNLRYALIWDFPLCYLAAIPLLDLSHSLTKPLAQKAVLSVMLVVIVYFQTSNYDTIFIKNAVYDPVPMPLMQALKMIK; encoded by the coding sequence ATGACTACAGAAAAACTCTCCCTCACCTGGATGCTGATCCTCGTATTGTTAGTCGGCATCGGGATCTACCTGCGCATTCATTCCTTTGAAAAGCAGGAAGGCGTCGGCTTCGACGAAAATATTTACCGCCAATACGTCGAGCAAATCGGCCACCGTGGCTGGACGCATTATCCGGACATGGTCAATGCGTATATCATCGATCAGAAACAGGCTCCCATCGCCTTTCTGCCGCCGACGCGAGTTGCATTCTTATTGTCAGCCGCCGTTTGGCACGGGCTGACCGGCGCCTCATCCGTGGAATCCGTGCGCGCCATTTCCACGGCGGCCAGCATTTTACTCTTACTCGGATCAGCCGTTTTCGCCTGGAGACTAGGCGGCAAACGACTGGCGCTGGTGATTACAACCTTGATGACCTTCGCCCCGCTCCAACTCTACATGGCGCATCGTGCGCTCATCGACGGCTTCTTTGCCACCATCACTTTCTTCGTCATCTGGGCTCTTTGGGAAGCGCTGCAAAACGCCAAAAGCAAAGCCTGGCTCGCTGCCTACGCAGGCTTTCTAGCCATTCTAGTACTCACCAAGGAAAACGCCGCCTTTGTTTATCTAGCCATTCTCGCAATTCTGGCCGCCAATCACTGGCTCAAACTCGGAACCGTCACCAAGCCCCTGCTCATCGCGACATTTCTCGGCCCATTGCTGGGAGCCTGTCTCCTAACATTAGCCGCCGGCGGCACAGACACCCTCTTCACCGCCTATCTCCTCAACGTCCGCATGTCCTATGTGCTGCCCTACGCCATCGCTACGGGAGACGGCCCATGGTTTCGTTATCTCTCCGACTTGGTTCTTACCACGCCCGCCGTTGTCCTGCTAGCCATTGGAGGAATGTTTCGAGCCAAAGAAAAAACCGCCTGGTATTTCACGGGCTTCATTCTCATCAGCTATCTCATCATGGGAAATCTGCGCTACGGAATGAATCTTCGCTACGCCTTGATCTGGGATTTCCCGCTCTGCTATCTCGCGGCGATTCCATTGCTGGACTTAAGCCATTCACTAACTAAACCGCTGGCGCAGAAAGCTGTTCTCAGCGTGATGTTAGTCGTTATCGTTTATTTCCAGACATCCAATTACGATACCATCTTCATCAAGAACGCCGTGTATGATCCGGTGCCCATGCCCTTGATGCAGGCGCTGAAAATGATCAAATGA
- a CDS encoding sigma-54 dependent transcriptional regulator: protein MSEKILIADDTPANLDVLTGTLEPHGYEVLTAPGGEVALKIAAKAIPDLILLDVMMPGSNGFEICRELKRHAATRDIPVIFITARAETASILNGFRVGGVDYILKPFEAEEVLIRVETHLKIARLTRDLMQKNRELAQEIERRERSDARLSTITDREDERWGMTGFVGESQTMRKILGDIERLQPFANTSVLITGESGTGKELVARAIHHDSTRAKGPFVAVNCVAIPNELAESMFFGHLRGSFTGATADRKGYFELAHGGTLFLDEIGDMPATLQAKLLRVLEDGLVTPIGATQAKKVDVRVLAATNADLDAQIGSGAFRRDLYFRLARYTVETPPLRQRREDIPLLATHFLKVFAIEMGLRPPALSPEALKALAACDFPGNVRELKNLIERALIASGGGAIELAHLHLSATPTHQKEVQLESKILVGDLPLNLEKAEEVLIERALAQTGGNVAEAARLLGVNRSRIYRRN from the coding sequence ATGAGCGAGAAAATTCTCATCGCCGACGACACTCCGGCCAATCTCGACGTGCTCACCGGCACTCTCGAGCCGCATGGTTACGAGGTGCTCACGGCTCCCGGCGGCGAGGTCGCGCTGAAGATTGCGGCGAAGGCGATTCCCGATCTCATCCTGCTCGATGTGATGATGCCCGGCAGCAACGGGTTTGAAATTTGCCGCGAGTTGAAGCGTCATGCGGCGACCCGCGACATACCGGTGATTTTCATCACGGCACGAGCGGAAACAGCGAGCATCCTGAACGGGTTCCGAGTTGGCGGAGTGGATTATATTTTGAAACCCTTCGAAGCCGAGGAAGTGCTCATTCGCGTGGAGACGCATCTAAAAATCGCCCGGCTGACTCGTGACCTGATGCAGAAAAACCGCGAGTTGGCCCAGGAAATTGAGCGCCGCGAACGCTCCGACGCCCGCCTTTCCACGATCACCGATCGCGAGGACGAACGCTGGGGCATGACGGGTTTCGTCGGTGAAAGTCAGACAATGCGGAAGATTCTCGGCGACATTGAGCGGCTCCAGCCATTTGCCAACACCAGCGTGCTCATCACCGGCGAAAGCGGCACGGGAAAAGAACTCGTCGCGAGGGCGATTCACCACGACAGCACGCGGGCCAAAGGACCGTTCGTCGCCGTGAATTGCGTCGCTATCCCAAATGAATTGGCCGAGTCGATGTTCTTCGGGCACCTGCGTGGGTCGTTCACCGGAGCGACGGCGGATCGCAAGGGCTACTTCGAGTTGGCTCACGGCGGGACGTTGTTTCTGGACGAAATCGGCGACATGCCCGCGACGCTGCAGGCGAAATTACTGCGTGTGCTGGAGGATGGCCTGGTGACTCCCATCGGCGCGACGCAAGCAAAAAAAGTGGACGTCCGCGTGCTCGCCGCGACCAATGCCGACCTCGACGCGCAGATCGGATCGGGCGCATTTCGACGCGACCTCTATTTCCGCCTCGCCCGCTACACCGTGGAGACGCCGCCGTTGCGCCAGCGCCGGGAGGACATTCCGCTGCTGGCCACGCACTTTCTCAAAGTCTTCGCCATTGAAATGGGACTCCGCCCTCCGGCCCTGAGCCCAGAGGCGTTGAAGGCGCTCGCCGCCTGCGATTTCCCCGGCAATGTTAGAGAGCTGAAAAATCTCATCGAGCGCGCCCTCATCGCTAGCGGCGGCGGCGCCATCGAACTCGCACACCTCCATTTGTCTGCAACTCCTACACATCAGAAAGAAGTGCAACTCGAATCAAAAATTCTAGTCGGCGACCTCCCTCTGAATCTGGAGAAAGCCGAGGAGGTTCTCATCGAGCGTGCCCTGGCTCAAACTGGCGGCAACGTCGCCGAGGCGGCGCGATTGTTAGGAGTGAACCGCAGCCGCATCTATCGCCGGAATTAG
- a CDS encoding TatD family hydrolase, translating to MWIDAHNHLQAPLLAETLPILTSLPMEAAVVNGTTEADWPHVQELAAEYPWIRPAFGLHPWFLARRTANWKKALDQFLSTPQSSLGEIGLDLWMKDPDRAAQEEIFRWQLTLAAERNIPATIHCLKAFGLLTKILRTNPLPACGFLLHAWSGSIEIARECLDMGAYFSFSGHFLHERKAARREVFRQLPLERLLVETDAPSMNLPDHLAKATLESGANHPANIVACYEHLARIRGMEVADLALAVRNNFHRLFQ from the coding sequence ATGTGGATTGATGCGCACAATCATCTGCAAGCCCCGTTGCTGGCGGAAACCCTGCCGATACTAACCTCACTCCCAATGGAGGCGGCAGTGGTCAATGGCACCACGGAAGCGGACTGGCCGCACGTTCAGGAATTGGCCGCTGAATACCCGTGGATTCGACCTGCATTTGGATTGCACCCGTGGTTTCTAGCCCGGCGCACTGCAAACTGGAAAAAGGCTCTCGATCAATTTCTCTCCACGCCACAATCGAGTCTGGGCGAAATCGGACTCGACCTCTGGATGAAAGATCCGGATCGCGCGGCGCAGGAGGAAATTTTTCGCTGGCAGCTAACATTGGCGGCCGAGAGAAACATTCCCGCCACCATTCATTGCCTGAAGGCTTTTGGTCTGCTGACGAAAATACTCCGCACCAATCCCCTGCCCGCCTGTGGATTTTTGCTGCACGCCTGGTCGGGTTCCATCGAAATCGCCCGTGAGTGCCTGGATATGGGCGCGTATTTTTCCTTCTCCGGCCATTTTCTGCACGAGCGAAAAGCGGCCCGGCGCGAAGTCTTTCGCCAGTTGCCGCTGGAGCGTTTGTTAGTAGAAACCGACGCGCCGAGCATGAACCTCCCCGATCACTTAGCAAAAGCCACACTCGAGTCAGGGGCGAATCATCCTGCTAACATCGTCGCGTGTTACGAGCATCTGGCGCGAATTCGTGGAATGGAAGTCGCCGATCTCGCGCTTGCGGTGCGCAATAATTTCCATCGTCTCTTCCAGTAA
- a CDS encoding CHASE domain-containing protein, with product MRRHAVFLSVLLAGTAFSVVLWVLVARMEKEMLHEQVQKQTADRVEILRSQILRSMEVLHSIRSFYAAREVVTRAEFHDFVADALLRQPELQGLAWDPLVLLGQREAWEERAHQDGYADFHFTEEETEHHLITAATRDEYYPVYFLETLERNKAAFGFDVGSEKRRRAALELARHTNKAIATAPIELAQGDPGFLVFLPLYQGTDHATFAGFAVAVFRIANLVESALSPLQKIGLGVSIQDMGEKDVSIYRQPVEKPDSEFDQLVNLEFAGRNWQVNFQPSAEFISQRATHWSWMVLGAGLACTGLGASLVRGSQRRQEEIEDSVFEKTMELSNEIAERKRAEEELKLARDSLEISVQERTEQLARANEALTSEISVRKQAEEAAAAANRAKSLFLANMSHEIRTPMNAILGYCQILQRAASLPAFQRDAVATIASSGQHLLHLVNEILDLSKIEAGHMELQLAEFDLVELSREMAAMFQQPCEEKSLGLRIEWTGGEDRRIVDGDEGKLRQVLINLLGNAVKFTDQGLVTLRIQPQEEGRCQFEVRDTGIGIAPELQKSVFEPFHQGATAVHRGGTGLGLAIARRQVELMGGELEVWSDEGAGSTFFFNIPLQTPVAGSLQPRRSRMVRSLAPGSRVRALVVDDIEENRAVISHMLESIGCEVRTVDSGPAALAAVAMETPDIVFMDMRLPGMSGIEATQLLVARHKGLHIVSMSASVLQDEREACLKAGCDDFIGKPIRAEQVWQCLQNLLQVEFDYDESATAEHPDTPPLDLAQIVLPEDLALRMMMAAELHSATVLKNCLRELHALGPREQRLAEHLREFMASYDMETILKIVAQIPSGVRPE from the coding sequence GTGCGACGTCATGCCGTCTTTTTGAGTGTCCTGCTTGCGGGCACAGCGTTTTCCGTTGTGCTCTGGGTGCTCGTCGCCCGCATGGAAAAAGAAATGCTCCACGAGCAGGTGCAAAAGCAAACGGCGGATCGCGTAGAAATTCTGCGCAGCCAGATTCTGCGCTCGATGGAAGTACTGCACTCGATTCGCTCTTTCTATGCGGCGCGCGAAGTAGTCACACGGGCCGAATTTCATGACTTTGTGGCCGATGCATTGCTCCGGCAGCCGGAGTTGCAAGGGCTCGCCTGGGACCCGCTCGTTCTGCTCGGCCAACGCGAGGCTTGGGAGGAAAGGGCGCATCAGGACGGCTATGCCGACTTCCATTTTACTGAGGAGGAAACGGAGCATCATCTCATAACCGCCGCGACTCGCGACGAATATTATCCGGTCTATTTTCTTGAGACGCTGGAGAGAAACAAGGCCGCTTTCGGCTTCGACGTTGGCTCCGAGAAGCGCCGTCGCGCCGCGCTCGAACTCGCGCGCCACACTAACAAAGCCATCGCCACCGCTCCGATCGAACTCGCCCAGGGCGATCCCGGTTTTCTAGTTTTCCTGCCGCTCTATCAGGGCACGGATCACGCCACGTTTGCCGGGTTTGCGGTCGCTGTTTTCCGAATCGCCAATCTGGTGGAAAGCGCCCTCAGTCCGCTGCAAAAAATCGGCCTCGGCGTCTCGATCCAGGATATGGGCGAGAAGGATGTTAGCATTTATCGTCAGCCCGTGGAGAAACCGGACTCTGAGTTCGATCAACTCGTGAATCTCGAATTTGCCGGGCGCAACTGGCAGGTTAATTTTCAGCCCTCGGCGGAATTCATTTCCCAACGCGCGACGCATTGGTCGTGGATGGTGCTCGGAGCGGGCCTCGCCTGCACGGGGCTGGGCGCGTCATTGGTCCGCGGCTCGCAGCGGCGTCAGGAGGAAATCGAGGATTCTGTCTTCGAGAAAACGATGGAACTCTCGAACGAAATCGCCGAGCGCAAGCGAGCGGAGGAGGAATTGAAACTCGCCCGCGACAGTCTGGAGATCAGCGTTCAGGAAAGGACTGAGCAACTGGCGCGCGCCAATGAGGCGCTGACCAGCGAGATCAGCGTCCGCAAGCAAGCCGAGGAAGCGGCGGCGGCGGCAAACCGGGCGAAATCTCTCTTTCTGGCTAACATGAGCCACGAAATTCGCACCCCGATGAATGCGATTCTCGGCTATTGCCAGATTCTCCAGCGCGCGGCGTCGCTGCCGGCATTTCAGCGCGATGCGGTGGCCACCATCGCCAGCAGCGGCCAGCATTTGCTCCATCTGGTGAATGAAATTCTCGACCTCTCGAAAATCGAGGCGGGTCACATGGAACTGCAACTCGCCGAGTTTGATCTGGTCGAGCTTTCGCGCGAAATGGCCGCCATGTTTCAGCAGCCGTGCGAGGAAAAATCCCTCGGACTGCGCATCGAATGGACCGGCGGCGAGGATCGGCGAATCGTAGATGGCGACGAGGGAAAACTGCGTCAGGTGTTGATCAATCTCCTCGGGAACGCGGTGAAATTTACCGATCAGGGGCTGGTCACGCTGCGCATCCAGCCGCAGGAGGAAGGCCGCTGCCAGTTTGAAGTGCGCGACACCGGCATCGGCATCGCGCCGGAGTTGCAGAAGTCGGTCTTTGAGCCGTTTCATCAGGGTGCGACAGCCGTTCATCGCGGCGGCACCGGACTCGGACTCGCCATCGCGCGGCGTCAGGTCGAGTTGATGGGCGGAGAGCTGGAGGTCTGGTCCGATGAAGGCGCGGGCTCGACATTTTTCTTCAACATCCCACTGCAAACGCCGGTCGCGGGCTCGTTGCAGCCGCGACGCAGCCGGATGGTTAGGAGCCTTGCGCCGGGCAGCCGGGTGCGAGCCTTGGTCGTGGACGACATCGAGGAAAATCGGGCCGTCATTTCGCACATGCTGGAGAGTATCGGCTGCGAAGTGCGGACGGTGGACAGCGGGCCCGCCGCACTCGCTGCGGTCGCCATGGAGACGCCGGATATTGTCTTCATGGACATGCGGCTGCCCGGAATGAGCGGGATCGAGGCCACGCAACTTCTGGTCGCGCGACACAAAGGCTTGCACATCGTCTCCATGTCGGCGTCGGTTTTGCAGGACGAGCGCGAGGCTTGCCTGAAGGCGGGCTGCGATGATTTTATCGGGAAACCGATCCGCGCCGAGCAGGTCTGGCAATGCCTCCAGAATCTGCTCCAAGTCGAGTTTGATTACGATGAAAGCGCCACTGCCGAACATCCCGACACGCCGCCGCTGGATCTGGCGCAGATCGTTCTCCCCGAAGATTTGGCGTTGCGCATGATGATGGCCGCCGAGCTGCACAGCGCGACGGTTTTGAAAAATTGCCTGCGCGAACTCCACGCACTCGGCCCGCGCGAGCAGCGGCTGGCGGAGCATTTGCGCGAGTTTATGGCCAGTTACGACATGGAGACGATCCTGAAAATCGTCGCGCAAATCCCGAGCGGAGTTAGACCCGAATGA
- a CDS encoding regulator, translating into MTTAKPKIWVPGDWNALFGFGTNILVNLLTLSGLLLYVLKMPPDMVFKHILPAAGLMMCMSTFYYAWLAYKLAQKTGRTDVCALPSGISVPHMFIVTLVIMLPIKIVTGDPMKAWQAGLVWVFIQSFVLMLGGFLAPIIRKITPKAALLGALAGVSISFISMKPALEMFMTPVIGIVCFAIILVSWFGGVKFGGIPAGLVAIAAGTTIAWGSNLLGYNFGGMNVAALHQSFSTFGFSAPTPVFGLVFGGLNWALLSVILVTAIPFGIYDLVEAMDNVVSASAAGDEYPTTRVLTADGVISLIGCLMGNPYINAVYIGHPGWKAMGGRIGYSAATGVMVILLSWFGIISLMTALIPVVAISPILLYIGMLIGSQAFQESPHKHAPAVIMAIVPSLAAWGKLQIDNALGSVSGIHHVTSDMIASMAQTGVFYHGLSILGGGSILAGVVLGAITTYIIDRKFMMASAFAFAGGVLTFFGLMHGEAIGINQTPSVALAYVAVGGVLLACCKSTVTATESEPESALEGMAVAE; encoded by the coding sequence ATGACCACTGCCAAACCAAAAATCTGGGTGCCGGGAGACTGGAATGCTCTCTTCGGCTTCGGAACCAACATCCTCGTCAACCTGCTAACCTTGAGCGGCCTGCTGCTCTACGTCCTGAAAATGCCGCCCGACATGGTGTTCAAACACATCCTACCCGCAGCCGGGTTGATGATGTGCATGAGCACCTTTTACTACGCGTGGCTCGCCTACAAGCTGGCCCAGAAAACCGGACGCACCGACGTTTGCGCACTGCCCTCTGGGATTAGTGTGCCGCACATGTTCATCGTCACGCTGGTCATCATGCTGCCGATCAAGATCGTCACCGGCGATCCGATGAAAGCGTGGCAGGCGGGCCTCGTCTGGGTCTTCATCCAGAGCTTCGTTTTAATGTTAGGAGGTTTCCTCGCTCCGATCATTCGGAAGATCACTCCGAAAGCCGCGCTGCTCGGCGCGCTGGCCGGTGTCTCGATCAGCTTCATTTCGATGAAACCCGCCTTGGAAATGTTTATGACTCCGGTCATCGGCATTGTCTGTTTCGCGATCATTCTCGTGAGCTGGTTTGGTGGAGTGAAATTTGGCGGCATACCCGCTGGTCTTGTCGCCATCGCGGCGGGCACCACCATCGCTTGGGGCTCGAATCTCCTCGGTTACAACTTCGGTGGAATGAATGTCGCCGCACTGCACCAGTCGTTTTCGACGTTCGGTTTTTCTGCTCCAACACCGGTCTTCGGACTCGTCTTCGGAGGGCTGAATTGGGCCTTGCTCAGTGTCATTCTCGTCACGGCAATTCCCTTCGGCATCTATGATCTGGTCGAGGCCATGGATAACGTCGTGAGCGCCTCCGCCGCCGGTGATGAATATCCCACGACCCGCGTGCTGACCGCCGATGGCGTGATCAGTCTGATCGGCTGTCTGATGGGTAATCCTTACATCAACGCCGTTTACATCGGCCACCCCGGCTGGAAGGCCATGGGCGGTCGCATCGGCTACTCCGCCGCCACAGGCGTGATGGTGATTCTGCTCTCTTGGTTTGGCATTATCTCGCTGATGACTGCGCTGATTCCAGTCGTGGCCATCTCACCGATTCTGCTCTACATCGGCATGTTGATCGGCTCCCAAGCGTTTCAAGAAAGCCCGCACAAACACGCGCCCGCCGTCATCATGGCGATCGTTCCGTCGCTGGCCGCCTGGGGTAAATTGCAAATCGACAACGCCCTCGGCTCAGTCTCCGGCATTCACCATGTCACTTCCGACATGATCGCCTCGATGGCGCAGACCGGCGTGTTCTACCACGGCCTCTCCATCCTCGGTGGCGGCTCCATTCTCGCGGGAGTCGTCCTCGGTGCGATCACGACTTACATCATCGACCGCAAGTTCATGATGGCCAGTGCGTTTGCCTTTGCGGGCGGCGTGCTCACCTTCTTCGGACTCATGCATGGCGAGGCCATCGGCATCAACCAGACGCCCTCGGTCGCTCTCGCTTACGTCGCCGTCGGAGGCGTGCTCCTGGCCTGTTGCAAATCAACGGTCACAGCCACGGAATCAGAGCCTGAAAGCGCCCTCGAAGGCATGGCGGTCGCGGAATAA